The following coding sequences are from one Mytilus trossulus isolate FHL-02 chromosome 8, PNRI_Mtr1.1.1.hap1, whole genome shotgun sequence window:
- the LOC134681342 gene encoding clustered mitochondria protein homolog, which yields MAGISGVTDGENNVDSAQERKKVTELKKERVINGHGDTMDSDKAPSSPVMNGLSDESTSSSSSGDESPVKEKEEKTEKDAEDDSKKEEKEEQEMVLIQDTGFNVKIVVPGMSESIELPVSSMELVQEIHQVLMDREDTCHRTCFSIQLDGTTLDNFAELKSIESLKEGSIIKVVEEPYTVREARIHVRHIRDLLKSIDPADAYNGVDCNSMSFLNVVTSGDILDKKRTKPESIDCTPPDFIMPNSKERPLLPLHPNIKELKGPQCIKVLTYSGWNPPPGNRKMHGDLLYLYVLTLEEKKYHITASTRGFYVNQSTEDEFNPRSAQQKYLSHSLIDLLSQISPAFKKNFNVLLKKRANKHPFERMTTPYQVYSWMAPMPEHSVDYIRAEDAFSTRLGYEEHIPGQTRDWNEEIQTTRELPRKTLPERLIRERAIFKVHSDFVGAATRGATAVIDGNVMAINPGEEAKMQMFIWNNIFFSLGFDVRDHYKDFGGDAAAYTAPGNDLQGVRAYFSVDNEGLYTLGTVVVDYRGYRVTAQSIIPGILEREQEQSVVYGSIDFGKTVVTSDKYKELLKKTSSQLKIRPHNVLNEKNEAVELYSSLECKGIVGNDQRHYILDLLRTFPPDPNYLKFEDEELSKTMTEMGFPRQFRHKLACLRQELIETFVETRYVAFVRHAAYQFQQLQLQRQNKKTDDQTESKKEETKDMKSIEPKPLTNGHSETCDSEDKDEDIETDEAKKIVEALTAGDGQTFEENSKDIVKKAAQAVGSLSDTEFSITFNPDVFQSHVKHAEPEGETFKKEKKLVKDAAEFLVLHQIPSLVNDCMDHTSSPIDGLTLTEAMHNKGINMRYLGKVADVMSKYSSVSYVYDIVVAELITRAAKRLFKSYMQGVDMMSLSSAVSHFLNCFLGSFPSPHAQITAEELQSKKARRKNNRKNKAVLVSIDNTEWVNDTPKTIWKKVVDEVQDYFQYTLDCDSIDSALERYNLQRVSLLRQFCLKVGIQILLKEYNLDAKNKQVFYEDDIINVFPIVKNVHPKATDAYHFFTSGQTKIQQGLLREGYELISEALNLLNNVYGPMHAEIAACLRLLARLNYIMGEYGEAMSYQQRAVLMSERVLGIDHPNTITEYAHLALYCFANSQVSIALRLMYRTRYLALLCHGDNHPEVALIDSNIGLILHAAEEYDLSLRFLENALQINSKFHGAKSLKVAMNYHLVARTHSCRGDFRAALQSEKEAFTIYKHMLGEEHDRTKESSECLKHLTQQAVVFQKKMNEIYKGEKSITFPPLQIQTPSIGSVLETLNVVNGIVFVQISPEDIERFKKQMALKSVEKDNELEPKELDDKLSIKEVKEVLPNGTMTNGSLETNNSEMALPLD from the exons GAGATACAATGGACAGTGATAAGGCTCCAAGTAGTCCTGTGATGAACGGACTGAGTGATGAGTCTACTTCATCTTCCTCATCAGGAGACGAGAGCCCAGTCAAagagaaagaagaaaaaactgaGAAAGATGCAGAGGATGATTCAAAGAAGGAAGAGAAGGAAGAACAAGAGATGGTTCTGATTCAAGATACAGgatttaatgtcaaaatagtTGTCCCAGGGATGAGCGAAAGCATAGAATTACCA GTGAGTTCTATGGAGCTGGTACAAGAAATCCACCAAGTTCTTATGGACAGGGAAGATACTTGTCACAGAACATGTTTCTCGATACAGCTCGACGGAACCACGCTAGATAATTTTGCTGAATTGAAAAGTATTGAAAGTTTGAAGGAAGGATCCATCATTAAAGTTGTTGAAg AGCCGTACACAGTAAGAGAAGCTAGAATCCATGTCCGTCATATTAGAGATCTGCTTAAATCTATAGACCCAGCTGATGCTTACAATGGTGTAGACTGTAACTCTATGTCCTTCTTAAATGTTGTCACATCTGGGGACATTCTAG ATAAGAAACGAACAAAGCCAGAATCTATTGACTGTACACCACCAGATTTTATCATGCCAAATAGTAAAGAAAGGCCTCTCTTACCTCTACATCCTAATATCAAGGAACTTAAG gGTCCACAGTGTATTAAAGTATTAACTTATAGTGGATGGAATCCACCACCAGGCAACAGAAAAATGCATG gTGATTTGTTGTATTTATATGTGCTCACGttagaagaaaaaaagtacCACATAACTGCATCCACAAGAGGATTTTATGTAAATCA ATCAACAGAGGATGAATTTAATCCAAGATCAGCTCAACAGAAATATTTATCACATTCTCTCATAGATCTCCTTAGTCAG ATTAGTCCAGCTTTCAAAAAGAATTTCAATGTATTGTTAAAGAAGAGGGCCAATAAACATCCTTTTGAAAGAATGACAACACCATACCAAGTGTATAGTTGGATGGCTCCAATGCCTGAACATAGTGTAGATTATATCAGAGCTGAAGATG CATTCTCCACAAGATTAGGGTATGAGGAACATATTCCTGGTCAGACCAGAGATTGGAATGAAGAAATACAAACAACCAGAGAACTACCGCGGAAAACACTTCCAGAGAGGCTTATACGAGAAAGAGCTATATTTAAG GTTCACAGTGACTTTGTGGGTGCTGCCACCAGAGGTGCTACAGCTGTTATAGATGGTAATGTTATGGCAATTAATCCGGGAGAAGAGGCTAA AATGCAGATGTTTATTTGGAACAACATTTTCTTCAGTCTTGGATTTGATGTCAGAGATCATTACAAAGATTTTGGTGGAGATGCAGCTGCATATACTGCTCCT GGTAATGACCTACAGGGAGTGAGAGCTTACTTCAGTGTTGATAATGAAGGACTTTACACTCTGGGAACTGTTGTTGTTGACTACAGAGGTTACAGGGTCACTGCTCAGAGTATTATTCCAG GTATTTTAGAGCGAGAACAAGAACAGTCTGTAGTATATGGTTCTATAGACTTTGGTAAAACTGTCGTAAccagtgacaaatataaagAACTG TTGAAGAAAACATCTagtcaattaaaaataagaccTCACAA tgttttgaatgaaaagaaTGAGGCAGTAGAGTTATATTCATCACTGGAGTGCAAG GGTATAGTTGGAAATGATCAGCGACATTATATTTTAGATTTGTTGAGAACTTTTCCTCCAGATCCAAACTATCTTAAAT TTGAAGATGAGGAATTAAGTAAAACAATGACAGAGATGGGATTCCCACGTCAGTTCAGACACAAATTAGCATGTCTACGACaagaattaatagaaacatttGTAGA aactAGATATGTAGCCTTTGTACGTCATGCAGCCTACCAGTTCCAGCAACTACAGTTACagagacaaaacaaaaaaacagatgaTCAAACA GAATCAAAGAAAGAAGAAACAAAAGACATGAAGTCAATAGAACCTAAGCCTTTGACGAATGGACACAGTGAGACATGTGACTCGGAAGACAAAGACGAAGATATCGAAACTGATGAGGCCAAAAAAATTGTAGAAGCTCTCACTGCTGGTGATGGGCAAACAT TTGAAGAAAACAGTAAAGATATAGTGAAGAAAGCTGCTCAAGCCGTTGGTTCACTGAGTGATACAGAATTCAGTATAACCTTTAACCCCGATGTCTTTCAGTCACATGTCAAACATGCTGAACCAGAG GGTGAGACGTTTAAGAAGGAAAAGAAACTAGTCAAAGATGCAGCTGAATTTTTAGTGCTTCATCAGATTCCATCATTG GTGAATGACTGTATGGATCATACATCTTCACCCATTGATGGTCTAACCCTGACAGAAGCAATGCATAACAA GGGTATAAATATGAGATACCTTGGTAAAGTTGCAGATGTCATGTCCAAATACTCATCTGTTTCATATGTATAT gaTATTGTTGTAGCAGAATTAATTACAAGGGCAGCTAAACGTTTGTTTAAGAGTTATATGCAGGGAGTTGACATGATGAGTCTGTCGTCTGCTGTCAGCCATTTTCTAAACTGTTTCCTGGGATCTTTCCCATCTCCACATGCTCAGATAACTGCTGAGGAG TTACAGAGTAAGAAAGCCAGAAGAAAGAACAACAGGAAAAATAAAGCTGTATTAGTTAGTATAG ATAACACAGAATGGGTTAATGATACACCCAAAACCATTTGGAAGAAAGTTGTGGATGAAGTCCAAGATTATTTCCAATACACATTAGACTG TGATTCTATAGATAGTGCCTTAGAAAGGTATAACCTACAGAGAGTATCACTGTTGAGACAGTTCTGTCTAAAGGTTGGAATTCAGATCTTGTTGAAGGAGTATAACTTAGATGCCAAGAATAAACAAGTGTTCTATGAAGATGATATAATCAATGTCTTTCCTATTGTCAAAAATGTTCATCCTAAG GCCACTGATGCTTACCACTTTTTCACCAGTGGACAGACTAAGATACAACAAGGATTGTTACGGGAAGGTTATGAACTAATCAGTGAAGCCTTGAACTTACTTAACAATGTCTACGGACCCATGCATGCTGAGATTGCTGCCTGTCTACGATTACTGGCCAGACTTAATTATATCATGGGAGAATATGGAGAG GCTATGTCATACCAACAAAGGGCAGTACTAATGAGTGAGAGAGTACTTGGTATAGATCATCCAAATACTATCACAGAATAT GCACACCTTGCCCTGTACTGCTTTGCCAACAGTCAGGTATCTATTGCCTTACGACTGATGTACAGAACACGATATCTTGCCTTGTTATGCCATGGAGACAATCATCCAGAAGTAGCTCTTATAGAT AGTAATATAGGTTTGATCTTACATGCAGCAGAAGAATATGATCTATCATTGAGATTCTTAGAAAATGCTCTACAAATAAACTCAAA ATTCCATGGTGCTAAAAGTTTAAAGGTTGCTATGAATTACCACCTGGTAGCCAGGACACATTCCTGTAGGGGAGATTTCAGGGCAGCTTTACAGAGTGAAAAAGAGGCTTTCACCATCTATAAACATATG CTTGGAGAAGAACATGACAGAACAAAGGAGAGTTCAGAATGTTTGAAGCATCTCACACAGCAGGCTGTTGTCTTTCAGAAGAAAATGAACGAGATTTATAAAGGAGAAAAATCCATAACATTCCCTCCGCTACAGATACAAACACCATCCATTGGCAGTGTGTTAGAAACATTAAATGTTGTTAATGGAATAGTCTTTGTACAAATCAG tccTGAAGATATTGAAAGATTCAAGAAACAAATGGCTCTTAAATCAGTAGAGAAGGACAATGAACTAGAACCAAAAGAACTTGACGACAAACTGTCAATCAAAGAAGTGAAGGAGGTGTTACCAAATGGAACAATGACCAATGGCAGTttagaaacaaacaatagtGAAATGGCTCTGCCCTTAGATTGA